In one bacterium genomic region, the following are encoded:
- a CDS encoding sugar phosphate nucleotidyltransferase, translated as MASCDTAVILAAGIGKRMKSKTTKVLHHIMGKPMLSYLIDATAGFNRVFVVKKGAKDVCELIGEKGEIAFQRDVLGTGNALLCAKPFIKGDFVVVPGDVPLLSKRTIKGLISFHFKEKADATILAARVKDPKGYGRIIKESRVRGSEGQRVRIVEEKDASEKERKVNLVNTGIYCFNKEIFDCLERLDNKNKQGEYYLTDAFKLLSDMKKRVSLLESYDEMETMGINTRYHLAIAEDFLRKKILREFMESGVTIKDINSTYIERGVQIGKDTTIFPNTYIFGKTIIGEDCTIGPCVWISNSKIYDKVRVYFSYIENSIIKEENNVYSFFHQKN; from the coding sequence ATGGCAAGCTGTGATACAGCTGTAATTTTAGCCGCAGGTATTGGAAAAAGGATGAAGTCAAAAACGACAAAGGTTCTTCATCATATTATGGGAAAGCCAATGCTTTCCTATCTAATAGATGCAACAGCCGGGTTTAATAGGGTTTTTGTTGTAAAAAAAGGTGCTAAAGATGTATGCGAACTAATAGGGGAAAAGGGAGAAATAGCATTTCAAAGGGATGTTTTAGGAACAGGAAATGCCCTCCTTTGTGCAAAGCCTTTTATTAAAGGTGATTTTGTTGTTGTTCCTGGTGATGTTCCCCTTCTTTCCAAAAGGACAATAAAGGGGCTTATTTCTTTCCATTTTAAGGAAAAGGCGGATGCCACAATCTTGGCAGCAAGAGTAAAAGACCCAAAGGGATATGGAAGAATAATTAAAGAGTCAAGGGTCAGAGGGTCAGAGGGTCAGAGGGTCAGGATTGTTGAAGAAAAGGATGCAAGTGAAAAAGAAAGGAAGGTAAATTTGGTAAATACAGGGATATATTGCTTCAATAAGGAAATATTTGATTGTTTAGAAAGGCTTGATAATAAAAACAAGCAAGGAGAGTACTACCTTACAGATGCATTTAAGCTTCTTTCAGATATGAAAAAGAGGGTATCTTTATTAGAAAGTTATGATGAAATGGAGACAATGGGAATAAATACAAGGTATCACCTTGCAATAGCAGAGGATTTTTTAAGAAAGAAGATTTTAAGGGAATTTATGGAGAGCGGTGTAACCATAAAGGATATAAATAGCACATATATTGAAAGGGGTGTTCAAATAGGAAAAGATACCACAATCTTTCCAAATACATATATCTTTGGAAAAACAATAATTGGAGAAGATTGCACAATTGGTCCTTGTGTATGGATTTCAAATTCAAAGATTTATGATAAAGTAAGGGTATATTTTTCTTATATTGAAAATT
- a CDS encoding AURKAIP1/COX24 domain-containing protein translates to MSSVVKKRRKKIRKHKYEKLRKRLRAERKRYGKL, encoded by the coding sequence TTGAGTAGCGTTGTTAAGAAAAGAAGAAAGAAAATAAGAAAGCATAAATACGAAAAGCTTAGAAAGAGGCTTCGTGCTGAAAGAAAGAGGTATGGCAAGCTGTGA